AGGCGCCGCAGGTTCATCGTCGGCCGGAACATAACCAGCAAGGCCAGGGGAAGGTACAGCAAGACCAACGTCCCCCCCTTGTCCAGGTACCAGAACTGGCTGGCCGCCAGCAGCGCCGCCGACATCGCGATCAATTGGGCCAGATCCTTCTGGGCCGGCCAGAAAGTCACCACCAGAACCATCGCCGCGTAGCCGATCAACACCGGCAGGCGGAAGCTGGGATCGATGCCGCCCCAGAAGCTGTTGGCGCTCGATGGGGGGGCGAACCGCGGGAAGAGGCCGACCTCGGCGATGCTCCGCGCCCCCAGTGCGCCGGCCCACTCCGAAAGGCCCAGCCCGGCCGCCCCCAAGAGCGCGCAGACGAAGGCCACGGACGCCGCAACGGAGATGTATACGATCCGCTGCCGCCCCCGGTAGAACCCCGTCCAGAGGGCGATCAGCCCCAGACAGGCCGGGATCCATCCCGCCGCCAGGCCGATCAAGAGCCCGGAAATCGCCGGCCGCGCGTACCAGAAGACCGCATAGATGATGAGCGCCGAGGCGACCAATTGACCGCTGTCCACCAGGGCCATCCGTGTGTATGGCAGGAGCAGATAACAGGCGGCCATCGACAGGCCGGTGAGCGAGCGTTCGTAGTGTCGCCAGCCGATCAGCCACAGCCCCGACGCCAGCGCCAGGTGCGCCAGCACGGCCAGGACTCGTGAGACGATCACCTGGGGCCGTTCGTGCCTGAGCGAGTTCGGGAGAGGCGTGATGTCCAGGACCTGCTGGACCGCCGCGTTCTTTTCAACCGGCTTGGGAGATCGCCCGTTGCGGTCGTGGCCGGAGGGCTCAGCCGGATTCCGCGCTGCGCCGTCCTCAACAGGGAGACTCACGGTCTCCACCAGCAAAAGGCCGAGGACGCCTATGGAGAGCGTCAAGAGTCCCGAGGCGCTGAGATTCGGCTCCAGGAGTGGACGTCTGGAGAACCCCAGGTCGACCAGGAAACGAACCAGCCAGGCGGCCGTCCCACCGAAGAGGAGGATGAAGCCAATCCAGTGGCGCTTCTCGCCGCCGGCCACGATCAGCATCATGCCGGGCACGAGCGCGAAGAGGAGCAAAAGGTCGAGGTTGCGAACGCTCCAGATCCGGCCGAATTTGAAGAAAAGCGTGACGCAGCCCAGCAGCGAGAGGAAGAGCCAAACGTATGGCCCTAAACCCAAATCGGTGACGAACGGCCCTTCCATGGAGACCTCGTCAGTCTGACTGATAGGGGATGGGTGAGCCGGAGAGCTGGCAGAGGGCGTTCATCGCCGCTCGCTGCTCGGCTTCCTTCTTGTTTCGCCCCCAGGCCGGAGCATAGCGATTGCGGCCGATCTGAGCCGCGATCTTGAAGCACTTCGAGTGATCCGGGCCCTTCTCGTCGAGCAGCAGATAGGTCGGCGTCTCGCCGAAATCGCGCTGGGCGGCCTGCTGGAGGTTGCTCTTGTAGTTGAGCCCGTTCTGGCCCTCGACGGCCGATTCGATCTCGGGCTCCATGTAGCGGGTGATGAATCGGGCCGCGGCGGGCATGCCGCCGTCGACGAAGATCGCGCCGATGAGGCTCTCGAAGACGTCCGCCAGCAGCGACGACGGGGTTTGATCGCCCGCGCCCATCCCCTTGCCCAGAAACAGGTAAACGTCCAGTTCCAGGGTCTCGGAGATCTTCGCGCAGGTGCGTCGCGAGACGACGATCGACTTGATCCGGGTCAGTTCCCCTTCCTGATAGTCGGGGAACTTGCGGAAGAGCATCTCGCAGACGACGGCGCCGAGGATGGCGTCCCCCAGGAACTCCAACCGCTCGTTGGAGGCCAGGCGGTGATTCGCACCGGAGGCGTGGGTGAGCGCCTCCCGAAGCAGGTCCGGGTCGTGGAATTCATAACCCAGGACGGCCTGGCACTCGGCGAGCAGGCGTGCCTCGTCCCGGTGGGTCGTGGTGTTTGGCGCAGCGATGGTCGTGGCTCCCGGCGGGAGTCGCGCAGGGACGGTCGGAGGTGGTCCGAAATCAATACGAATACCAGGCTAGCTCGCGGGAAATCCCGTGTCAACCGTCTGATGCGTCGATTTCCCGGATCCGGGACGCGGCGTTGGCGTGCGAGATTCCTATGGATTTCGTCGGCTTGAGCGCATACCGTTGAATTGTGAACATCGCCGCAATCACTACGTGCTAGTACCATTGATCCGACCGACAACGGAGGCCCCATGTCCCCATCCTCTGACGTCCTGAACGCCTTCGTCTTGCTCGACCGCTCCGGCTCCATGAGTACGCGATGGGACGAGGCCCTGGGGGCGATCAACGCCTACGTGCACGAGTTGGGGGAAGCCGCCGTCGCGACGCTGGCGACCTTCGACGCGGTCGACGGCCTGAAGTTCGAGGTGATCCGCGACCGCACCCCGGCCGCCGATTGGAAGGACGTCAAACCCAGCGAAGCCTCGCCTCGCGGGTACACGCCGCTGCTCGACGCTCTCTCGCGCATCATCGCCCTGGCCGAGGCGGCCGGCGGCGAGAAGACCATGATCGTGGTGATGACCGACGGTCAGGAGAACGCCAGCCGCGAGATCACCAAGGAGAGCGCCCGCGCTGCGGTCGAACGTTGCAAGGCGAAGCACTGGCAGGTCATCTTCCTTGGGGCTGACTTCGACGCCTTCGCCGAGGCCGGCGGAGTCGGCGTCGGCGTCCACCAGACGATCCGCTCCCGCGGCGGCAGCTACGGCCTCACGATGAAGAGCATGGCCCGCTACTCGCGGGAATACCGCGACACCGGCAAAGGCGTCGCCTTTACTGACGAGGACCGCAAGGAGGCCGATCAGTAAGCCGTCGGCCTCCGGCCCATCGCCTCAACGGTTCGGCACTGCCGCAGGGGAGATTCGTCCATCGACGGCCCACACCCCGCGAACGCCCCGAAAGGCGCCGGTAACGACGGCGGTGATCGTGTGATCGTCCTTCACGAACAGGGAACCCCAGAGCTGCTTCGATCCGGCCTCGTCGGGAAACGGGTAGGACCTGTTCGTGAAACCTCGGGCGTCGGCGTCGCCCGTGCAGACGACGAGGCGGCAGTCGCGCATCGCCCCCGAACGGTCCTCCTGAAAGGAGATCGCCGTCGAGCCGTCGCCGAGCCGTCTCAGATAGGGCGCGCCGGCGTACCAGGAAGGGTTGAGAGGTTCGGCGAGCGCCCCCCAGCGCCGGGAGTCGTCGCCGCCGACGACGCCGTCGCGGCCAGGCTCGCGGAGGATGATGGACGGCTTGAACCGATCGCCGGAGAGGCCGTCGTCCTCGATGGCGACGGCCACGCGGCGGCCGTCGGCGAGCAGCGCAGGGACGGGCATCCCATCGCGACGACCTCGGCGAAAGGCGAACGCTTCGGCCGGGCTCCAGGTCGAGCCGCCGTCGACGGATCGAAGGACGTCGATCTCCTGTTCGTTGGTCGTCGGGAACGGCCGCTCGTTGGCGAAGTAAACCTGGATCTCCCCCGAAGGGAGTTCCACCGGCGCGGGCTCCCAGCAACCGTCCTGGAAAGTCGTCCCGCCCTCGTAGAGCGTCCGGGGCGGAGACCACGTCCGGCCGTGATCGTCGCTCCGAGCCATCCGGATCAGGAAGGGCCGAGTCAGTTCGGCCTTCGCAGCGCGTTCGCGTTGCATCCGCACGGCCTTCCTGGGCCGTTCGTTCCAGAAGTAGAGCAGGGGACCGGAGCGGGTCGGCAGGATCTCGGCGTTCGTCAGCCAGCACTCGGGGTCCTCGTTCACGAGGACCGGCGCTTCCCAGGTCGCGCCGTCGTCTGCGCTGCGGCGGAAGTACAATCGGCCGCCGCGGTCGTAGGCGCAGCCCACTCGCCCATCGCCCAACCGCGCCATCCGG
This sequence is a window from Paludisphaera rhizosphaerae. Protein-coding genes within it:
- the rnc gene encoding ribonuclease III — its product is MAAPNTTTHRDEARLLAECQAVLGYEFHDPDLLREALTHASGANHRLASNERLEFLGDAILGAVVCEMLFRKFPDYQEGELTRIKSIVVSRRTCAKISETLELDVYLFLGKGMGAGDQTPSSLLADVFESLIGAIFVDGGMPAAARFITRYMEPEIESAVEGQNGLNYKSNLQQAAQRDFGETPTYLLLDEKGPDHSKCFKIAAQIGRNRYAPAWGRNKKEAEQRAAMNALCQLSGSPIPYQSD
- a CDS encoding vWA domain-containing protein; its protein translation is MSPSSDVLNAFVLLDRSGSMSTRWDEALGAINAYVHELGEAAVATLATFDAVDGLKFEVIRDRTPAADWKDVKPSEASPRGYTPLLDALSRIIALAEAAGGEKTMIVVMTDGQENASREITKESARAAVERCKAKHWQVIFLGADFDAFAEAGGVGVGVHQTIRSRGGSYGLTMKSMARYSREYRDTGKGVAFTDEDRKEADQ
- a CDS encoding sialidase family protein; this encodes MLARIVRPGLALVWSILILIVAAGFAPPVVSWEPETLRLVQEGADYARMARLGDGRVGCAYDRGGRLYFRRSADDGATWEAPVLVNEDPECWLTNAEILPTRSGPLLYFWNERPRKAVRMQRERAAKAELTRPFLIRMARSDDHGRTWSPPRTLYEGGTTFQDGCWEPAPVELPSGEIQVYFANERPFPTTNEQEIDVLRSVDGGSTWSPAEAFAFRRGRRDGMPVPALLADGRRVAVAIEDDGLSGDRFKPSIILREPGRDGVVGGDDSRRWGALAEPLNPSWYAGAPYLRRLGDGSTAISFQEDRSGAMRDCRLVVCTGDADARGFTNRSYPFPDEAGSKQLWGSLFVKDDHTITAVVTGAFRGVRGVWAVDGRISPAAVPNR